One region of Hoeflea sp. 108 genomic DNA includes:
- a CDS encoding APC family permease produces MSAVTDVSTAESAGQLHRTIDWRGAFWVASGVPPLVLFSIGGIAGTTGNIAFLIWTLSIIMGFIQSFTYAEIAGLFPNKSGGASVYGATAWLRYSKFIAPLSVWCNWFAWTPVLSLGCTIAAAYILNALAPIPGFTETSPEVLQYMAANVGTSAADAVAAVTTAATPGIRTWTLYSHTLGPVGFSLNATFWIGAILMLMTFAIQHRGILGTANVQKVVGLLVIVPLLIVGIVPIITGQINWDNYSPLVPLAAAYAPEPGSWNVAGWTLALGGMFIAAWSTYGFETAVCYTREFKNPATDTFKAIFYSGLLCMLLYILVPFTFQGVLGISGMLATPIVDGSGVADAMATMVGGGGLVKTLLVMLMILALLLAIMTAMAGSSRTLYQGSLDGWLPRYLSHVNEHGAPTRAMWTDLIFNLCLLAIASTDATSFFFILAVANCGYIIFNFLNLNAGWIHRLDNGHIHRPWKAPTWLLAAGTIFAFVNAVFMGAGAKVWNPMALWAGLFTVALILPVFCFRHYIQDGGKFPDHMLEDLGMNEADLNRKKAGILPYVTLIAGLAVVLIANWFFVL; encoded by the coding sequence ATGAGCGCTGTAACTGATGTCAGCACGGCGGAATCCGCCGGGCAACTGCATCGAACAATCGACTGGCGAGGCGCCTTCTGGGTTGCCAGCGGCGTGCCGCCGCTTGTCCTGTTTTCCATCGGCGGCATCGCCGGCACGACAGGCAACATCGCCTTCCTGATCTGGACGCTGTCCATCATCATGGGCTTCATCCAGTCGTTCACCTATGCCGAGATCGCGGGGCTGTTCCCCAACAAGTCGGGCGGCGCCTCGGTCTATGGCGCGACTGCCTGGCTGCGCTATTCCAAGTTCATCGCGCCGCTGTCGGTATGGTGCAACTGGTTCGCCTGGACGCCGGTGCTGTCGCTTGGCTGCACCATCGCCGCCGCCTACATCCTCAACGCGCTGGCGCCGATCCCCGGCTTCACCGAAACCTCGCCCGAGGTGCTGCAGTACATGGCAGCCAATGTCGGCACGAGTGCTGCCGACGCCGTCGCCGCCGTCACCACGGCAGCAACTCCCGGCATCCGTACCTGGACGCTCTACAGCCACACGCTGGGTCCGGTCGGTTTCTCGCTCAACGCCACCTTCTGGATCGGCGCGATCCTGATGCTGATGACCTTTGCCATCCAGCATCGGGGTATCCTCGGCACCGCCAATGTGCAGAAGGTCGTCGGCCTGCTGGTCATCGTGCCGCTTTTGATCGTCGGCATCGTCCCGATCATCACGGGCCAGATCAACTGGGACAACTATTCACCGCTGGTGCCGCTGGCTGCTGCCTATGCGCCCGAGCCCGGCTCTTGGAACGTCGCCGGCTGGACGCTGGCGCTGGGCGGCATGTTCATCGCGGCCTGGTCGACCTACGGCTTCGAGACCGCAGTCTGCTACACCCGCGAGTTCAAGAACCCGGCCACCGACACGTTCAAGGCGATCTTCTACTCCGGCCTGCTGTGCATGCTGCTCTACATCCTGGTGCCGTTCACCTTCCAGGGCGTGCTCGGCATCAGCGGCATGCTGGCAACGCCGATCGTCGACGGCTCGGGCGTCGCCGACGCCATGGCCACCATGGTCGGCGGCGGCGGCCTGGTGAAGACGCTTCTCGTCATGCTGATGATCCTGGCGCTGCTGCTGGCCATCATGACGGCAATGGCCGGTTCGTCGCGCACTCTCTACCAGGGTTCGCTCGACGGCTGGCTGCCGCGCTACCTAAGCCATGTCAACGAGCACGGCGCGCCCACCCGCGCCATGTGGACCGACCTGATCTTCAACCTCTGCCTGCTGGCGATCGCCTCCACCGACGCCACCAGCTTCTTCTTCATCCTGGCCGTCGCAAACTGCGGCTACATCATCTTCAATTTCCTCAATCTCAATGCCGGCTGGATCCATCGTCTCGACAACGGCCACATCCACCGGCCGTGGAAGGCCCCGACCTGGCTGCTCGCAGCCGGCACCATCTTTGCCTTCGTCAACGCCGTCTTCATGGGCGCGGGCGCCAAGGTGTGGAACCCGATGGCGCTGTGGGCAGGCCTGTTCACCGTCGCGCTGATCCTGCCGGTGTTCTGCTTCCGCCACTACATCCAAGACGGCGGCAAGTTCCCGGATCACATGCTCGAGGACCTCGGCATGAACGAGGCCGACCTGAACCGCAAGAAGGCGGGAATCCTGCCCTATGTGACACTGATCGCCGGTCTTGCGGTGGTGCTGATTGCCAACTGGTTCTTCGTGCTCTGA
- a CDS encoding response regulator transcription factor, producing MNAAWKGQRQGIGIEVVPVARESKFRVLIAERNPLVVAALGDMITRDSRFELVESLQSGKAFLQAAARAETGFDLAVLGWKLSDMDSGEVLSEMQRQGLHARVVIFSNDHDVAILKQCVRLGVQGFCYQFDDPAILFDTLVAVGHGRICIPYVDVSKINDTPLSRLTTRERELLSVLADGWTNLQIAARTGISENTVKYHLKNLYDKLDVRNRAMAVALYASERNRGPSLS from the coding sequence ATGAACGCCGCATGGAAAGGTCAGCGCCAGGGCATCGGAATTGAGGTGGTGCCGGTGGCAAGAGAGAGCAAATTCAGGGTCCTGATTGCCGAGCGCAATCCGCTCGTCGTGGCAGCTCTGGGCGACATGATCACACGTGACAGCCGTTTCGAGCTCGTCGAAAGCCTGCAGAGCGGCAAGGCCTTTCTGCAGGCCGCGGCCCGTGCCGAGACGGGTTTTGATCTGGCGGTGCTGGGCTGGAAGCTCTCCGACATGGACAGCGGCGAGGTGCTTTCCGAGATGCAGCGCCAGGGCCTGCATGCCCGCGTCGTCATCTTCTCCAACGACCATGACGTGGCGATCCTCAAGCAGTGCGTGCGGCTCGGCGTGCAGGGCTTCTGCTATCAGTTCGACGATCCGGCAATCCTGTTCGACACGCTGGTCGCCGTCGGCCATGGCCGGATCTGCATTCCTTACGTCGATGTCTCCAAGATCAACGACACGCCGCTGTCTCGCCTGACGACGCGCGAGCGCGAGCTGCTGTCGGTGCTCGCCGACGGCTGGACGAACCTGCAGATCGCCGCCCGCACCGGTATTTCGGAGAACACGGTGAAATACCACCTCAAGAATCTCTACGACAAACTCGACGTACGCAACCGCGCGATGGCCGTGGCGCTCTATGCCAGCGAGAGGAACCGCGGTCCGAGCCTGAGTTAA
- a CDS encoding NAD(P)/FAD-dependent oxidoreductase, with product MKARVAVIGAGPSGLAQLRAFQSAAAKGADIPEIVCFEKQANWGGLWNYTWRTGLDQYGEPVHGSMYRYLWSNGPKEGLEFADYSFEEHFGKQIASYPPRAVLFDYIEGRVNKAGVRKWIRFETAVRMVTWNEETKKFTVTVQDLPKDHCYSEEFDNVIVASGHFSTPNVPEFPGFDRFNGRILHAHDFRDAREFTGKDILIVGTSYSAEDIGSQCWKYGAKSITNCYRTAPMGFKWPDNWEERPLLERVDVNTATFKDGSTKRIDAIILCTGYKHHFPFLPDDLRLRTANRLATADLYKGVAYVHNPALFYLGMQDQWFTFNMFDAQAWWTRDVILDRIKLPATKQEMIADVEDRVAREDAGKDAHDAIEYQGEYVKELIAETDYPSFDVDGANQAFFEWKEHKKKGIMEFRNHSYRSVITGTMAPAHHTPWKDALDDSLESYLRTAEAAE from the coding sequence ATGAAAGCGCGTGTCGCCGTGATTGGAGCCGGGCCATCAGGGCTCGCACAGCTGAGAGCATTTCAATCCGCCGCGGCGAAGGGCGCCGACATCCCGGAAATTGTCTGCTTCGAAAAGCAGGCCAACTGGGGCGGCCTGTGGAACTACACCTGGCGCACCGGCCTCGACCAGTATGGCGAGCCCGTCCACGGCTCGATGTACCGCTACCTCTGGTCAAACGGCCCCAAGGAGGGCCTGGAGTTCGCCGACTATTCCTTCGAAGAGCATTTCGGCAAGCAGATCGCCTCCTATCCGCCGCGTGCGGTTCTCTTCGACTACATCGAAGGCCGCGTGAACAAGGCCGGTGTACGCAAGTGGATCCGCTTCGAGACCGCGGTGCGCATGGTGACCTGGAACGAAGAGACCAAGAAATTCACCGTCACCGTACAGGACCTGCCGAAAGATCACTGCTATTCTGAGGAATTCGACAACGTCATCGTCGCCTCGGGCCATTTCTCGACCCCGAACGTTCCTGAATTCCCCGGTTTCGACCGTTTCAACGGCCGCATCCTGCACGCCCACGACTTCCGTGACGCCCGCGAGTTCACCGGCAAGGACATCCTGATCGTCGGCACCAGTTACTCGGCCGAAGACATCGGTTCGCAGTGCTGGAAATACGGCGCCAAGTCGATCACCAACTGCTATCGCACCGCGCCCATGGGCTTCAAATGGCCCGACAATTGGGAAGAAAGGCCGCTGCTGGAGCGGGTCGACGTCAACACCGCCACCTTCAAGGACGGCTCGACGAAGCGCATCGATGCGATCATCCTGTGCACCGGCTACAAGCACCACTTCCCGTTCCTGCCCGACGACCTGCGCCTGAGGACGGCCAACCGGCTGGCGACCGCCGACCTCTACAAGGGCGTCGCCTACGTTCACAATCCGGCGCTGTTCTATCTCGGCATGCAGGACCAGTGGTTCACCTTCAACATGTTCGACGCGCAGGCATGGTGGACACGCGACGTCATCCTCGACCGCATCAAACTGCCCGCGACCAAGCAGGAAATGATCGCCGACGTCGAAGACCGCGTGGCCCGCGAGGACGCAGGCAAGGACGCCCATGACGCGATCGAATACCAGGGTGAGTACGTCAAGGAACTGATAGCCGAGACCGACTATCCGAGCTTCGACGTGGACGGCGCCAACCAGGCCTTCTTCGAGTGGAAGGAACACAAGAAGAAGGGAATCATGGAGTTCCGCAACCACTCCTACAGGTCTGTCATCACCGGCACGATGGCGCCGGCGCATCATACGCCATGGAAGGATGCACTTGACGACTCGCTGGAGTCCTACCTGCGCACCGCCGAAGCAGCGGAGTAA
- a CDS encoding EAL domain-containing protein, with protein sequence MSPDKRLRPSSEHQLLAHGLMRKTSASYAGALLLVASLATASFFLLSSVISANVQKGALIEIGARQQMLSQRILLSATEAYMAHGQWMRTQARQNLHHALTEFLNNEQLIREGSTNPNSPLYRLELSEDAVRLFEQAPGQLRQSTETLAQTVYAFQDALPLNVSASMPSEAVTHFTALRLYVVEKARREYETLTRLFSSEARGKGLVVEKVHLTVFILTILLLIAEALLIFRPLVRKVVATTSELLKARDAMAFAANHDALTGLYNRAFLNDYIETAVASAKRKGETLAIVRIDLDHFKTVNDTFGHAAGDAVLVETACRLLTTVRESDVCVRLGGDEFTIVLNDAGSDMDAGRVVARIVDALKAPIEFAGTSIKPSASVGAALFSEDSVVDDVMVNADLALYRAKAEGRGCYKLFTTTLRDKFEEQTNLERALRKAIAEEAFTVHFQPQVSLRAGEVIGVEALVRWQIDGRSVSPGEFLPVAEKAGLMPAIGRIIYAKAIATAASWHRSGLAFGRLSLNASAQELREPGFASHLLSLLRREGLPARLVALEIVESVMLDDEHSGIGLALTHLRRAGIRMELDDFGTGYASLAHIGDNEIDRLKVDRRFVSGINKKPANAKIVRAIVELARGLGISVVAEGAETDAELSCLQELGCPAVQGYGIALPMPGDQTALWLSMRRSATAVASNVA encoded by the coding sequence ATGTCACCGGACAAGCGGCTTCGGCCAAGTTCGGAACACCAGTTGCTCGCGCATGGTCTGATGCGCAAGACCAGCGCGTCCTATGCGGGCGCGCTGCTTTTGGTGGCGTCGCTGGCGACCGCCAGCTTCTTCCTGCTCAGTTCGGTGATCTCTGCCAATGTGCAGAAGGGTGCGCTGATCGAGATTGGGGCCCGCCAGCAGATGCTGTCGCAACGCATCCTGCTGTCGGCGACCGAAGCCTACATGGCCCACGGCCAGTGGATGCGCACCCAGGCGCGGCAGAACCTGCACCACGCACTGACCGAGTTCCTCAACAACGAGCAGCTGATCCGCGAAGGCTCGACCAACCCAAATTCGCCGCTTTACCGCCTGGAGCTCTCCGAGGACGCCGTGCGGCTGTTCGAGCAGGCGCCGGGCCAGCTCAGGCAATCGACCGAAACCCTGGCGCAGACGGTCTACGCCTTCCAGGACGCGCTGCCGCTCAACGTGTCGGCCAGCATGCCGTCGGAAGCGGTCACCCACTTCACCGCGCTGAGACTCTATGTCGTCGAGAAGGCCCGTCGGGAATATGAGACGCTGACGCGGCTGTTTTCTTCCGAGGCACGCGGAAAGGGCCTGGTCGTCGAGAAAGTCCACCTGACCGTCTTCATCCTGACGATCCTGCTGCTGATTGCCGAAGCCTTGCTCATCTTCCGCCCGCTGGTCCGCAAGGTGGTCGCCACCACCAGCGAGTTGCTCAAGGCGCGCGACGCGATGGCGTTTGCCGCCAACCATGATGCACTGACCGGCCTCTACAACAGGGCCTTCCTCAACGACTACATCGAGACGGCGGTTGCCAGCGCCAAGCGCAAGGGCGAAACCCTAGCAATCGTCCGTATCGACCTCGACCACTTCAAGACGGTCAACGACACGTTCGGCCATGCGGCGGGCGACGCCGTCCTGGTGGAGACGGCGTGTCGATTGCTGACGACCGTCCGCGAGTCGGACGTCTGCGTTCGGCTGGGCGGCGACGAGTTCACCATTGTTCTCAACGACGCCGGCTCCGACATGGATGCAGGCCGGGTGGTGGCGCGCATCGTCGACGCGCTCAAGGCACCGATCGAGTTTGCCGGCACCTCGATCAAACCGAGCGCCAGCGTGGGTGCCGCCCTGTTCAGCGAAGACAGCGTCGTCGACGACGTGATGGTCAACGCCGATCTGGCGCTCTATCGGGCGAAGGCCGAAGGCCGGGGCTGCTACAAGCTGTTCACCACGACCCTACGCGACAAGTTCGAGGAGCAGACGAACCTCGAACGGGCGCTGCGCAAGGCAATCGCCGAGGAAGCGTTTACGGTTCATTTCCAGCCACAGGTTTCGCTCCGAGCGGGCGAGGTCATCGGCGTCGAAGCGCTGGTGCGCTGGCAGATTGACGGGCGCTCCGTTTCGCCCGGCGAATTCCTGCCCGTGGCCGAAAAGGCTGGCCTCATGCCGGCCATCGGCCGGATCATCTATGCGAAGGCCATCGCCACGGCCGCCTCCTGGCATCGTTCGGGCCTCGCTTTCGGCCGTCTTTCGCTCAATGCCTCGGCCCAGGAACTGCGCGAGCCCGGTTTTGCCAGCCATCTGCTCTCACTCCTGCGGCGCGAGGGCCTGCCGGCGCGTCTGGTTGCGCTCGAGATCGTCGAGTCGGTGATGCTCGACGACGAGCACAGCGGCATCGGGCTTGCGCTCACGCATCTGCGCCGGGCCGGCATTCGCATGGAACTCGACGATTTCGGCACTGGCTACGCCTCGCTCGCGCATATTGGCGACAACGAGATCGACAGGCTGAAGGTCGACCGCCGCTTTGTCAGCGGCATCAACAAGAAGCCGGCCAATGCGAAGATCGTCCGGGCCATCGTCGAGCTGGCGCGCGGTCTCGGCATCTCGGTCGTGGCCGAAGGAGCCGAAACCGACGCCGAGCTGTCCTGCCTGCAGGAACTCGGCTGCCCAGCCGTCCAGGGCTATGGCATCGCCCTGCCGATGCCTGGCGACCAGACGGCGTTGTGGCTGTCGATGCGCAGATCGGCCACCGCTGTGGCGAGCAACGTCGCCTGA
- a CDS encoding DedA family protein yields MFPYVADLGPYAAAVGEFIQEAEGWLTTIAFILAFVKSLPFIPLLIPGTALLIGIGFSIGASGVDITPVWIAISAGAALGDWVSYWLGRRFAHVVHDSLLARRYPDLLPRGEAFFQRWGALSIVLCRFFGPLRATVPFVSGVCGLRVVPFQVANWFSAFLWSATLLSPGILAMKRL; encoded by the coding sequence TTGTTTCCATATGTCGCCGACTTGGGCCCATACGCCGCCGCGGTCGGCGAATTTATCCAGGAAGCCGAAGGCTGGCTTACCACGATCGCCTTCATACTCGCCTTCGTGAAGTCCCTGCCCTTCATACCGCTGCTCATTCCCGGAACAGCACTTCTCATCGGCATCGGTTTCTCGATCGGCGCGAGCGGCGTCGACATCACCCCGGTATGGATCGCGATCAGCGCCGGCGCGGCACTCGGCGACTGGGTGTCCTATTGGCTCGGCAGGCGCTTCGCACATGTCGTGCACGACTCCCTGCTGGCCAGGCGCTACCCTGATCTGCTGCCGCGAGGCGAAGCGTTCTTCCAGCGCTGGGGAGCGCTCAGCATCGTGCTCTGCCGATTCTTCGGCCCCTTGCGGGCAACCGTTCCATTCGTTTCCGGGGTATGTGGACTGAGGGTCGTGCCGTTCCAGGTCGCGAACTGGTTCTCAGCATTCCTGTGGTCGGCTACACTTCTGTCGCCCGGCATCTTGGCCATGAAACGCTTGTGA
- a CDS encoding DUF1402 family protein, producing the protein MGFIGRLTKAVAAVAVAIAIWGAPTASLADKMVVVPAGNRSASQPTIPDASARRTSAFNTTYDAKYQQIVALLQRERKLMVQIRKAAAAYDVAPIHIIGALVGEHTYNVSAVGTAQTYYVKALAYANADFSFRYKGKSVQEFLTRPEFANCSEDKGSAILWSCRDQVWEDAFRGRTVDGVTYDGVTMQRAFFQPFYAGQTFGLGQISPLTALQVTDLVNRNSGFAKLTPDKPQAIYRDIMDPDRAIIYIAAIVRDAIDAYADQGFDISGNPGITATLFNVGQPRRRAAELRQAVASGSGRKLPVENYYGWLINDRLAELQALLSDD; encoded by the coding sequence ATGGGATTTATTGGCAGGCTAACGAAAGCCGTGGCGGCAGTTGCGGTGGCGATTGCCATATGGGGGGCACCGACTGCCTCGCTGGCCGACAAGATGGTGGTCGTGCCTGCCGGCAACCGGTCGGCCAGCCAGCCAACCATCCCGGATGCTTCGGCGCGGCGCACCAGCGCCTTCAACACGACCTACGACGCCAAATACCAGCAGATCGTCGCGTTGCTGCAACGCGAAAGGAAGCTGATGGTCCAGATCAGGAAAGCGGCGGCGGCCTATGACGTCGCACCCATTCACATCATCGGCGCGCTTGTGGGCGAGCATACCTACAACGTCAGCGCCGTCGGCACCGCCCAGACCTATTACGTCAAGGCCTTGGCTTACGCCAATGCTGACTTCTCCTTCCGGTACAAGGGAAAATCCGTCCAGGAATTCCTGACGCGGCCGGAGTTTGCCAACTGCTCCGAGGACAAGGGCAGCGCCATCCTCTGGAGCTGTCGCGACCAGGTCTGGGAGGATGCCTTTCGCGGCCGAACGGTCGATGGCGTGACCTATGACGGCGTGACCATGCAACGCGCCTTCTTCCAGCCGTTCTATGCGGGCCAGACATTCGGCCTCGGCCAGATCAGCCCGCTCACAGCGCTTCAGGTGACCGACCTCGTCAACCGAAACAGCGGCTTTGCCAAGCTCACCCCGGACAAACCGCAGGCCATCTATCGCGACATCATGGATCCCGACCGGGCGATCATCTACATAGCGGCCATCGTGCGCGACGCAATCGACGCCTATGCCGACCAGGGCTTCGACATTTCCGGCAATCCCGGCATTACCGCGACCCTTTTCAATGTTGGCCAGCCGCGGCGGCGCGCAGCCGAACTGAGGCAGGCCGTGGCGAGCGGCAGTGGGCGGAAGCTGCCCGTCGAAAACTATTATGGCTGGCTGATCAACGACAGGCTGGCCGAGTTGCAGGCACTTCTGAGCGACGACTAG
- a CDS encoding fumarylacetoacetate hydrolase family protein, protein MDAAQLQDLAENLARNRRAGLVTDLPMSLLETEADALSAQSAALDLFDDDFRGYSLVATNPAVQRSLDLGSPIFAPIASRSFHDGLEHITLPRGMLGAQCELALTIGETYPFSIDPIDRQTAAGIVVACQPAIGLLGRRSRPTGVSTLMAIADFGLHVATIRGASHHHIDPSQLDRLEVTARLNGNVVARSTAGTILGHPLEAVAWLARKLASDHRQLNADDVVLTGSCLPILQILPGQTLSVEFGTLGSVSCRFE, encoded by the coding sequence ATGGACGCGGCACAACTTCAGGATCTGGCAGAGAACCTGGCACGAAATCGGCGCGCCGGGCTGGTCACCGACCTGCCGATGTCGCTCCTGGAGACTGAAGCCGATGCGCTGTCGGCGCAATCCGCAGCACTCGACCTCTTCGACGACGACTTCAGGGGCTACTCGCTTGTGGCGACCAACCCCGCGGTGCAACGGTCGCTCGACCTTGGTTCGCCGATCTTTGCGCCAATTGCCAGCAGGTCGTTTCACGACGGTCTTGAGCACATCACCCTGCCCCGGGGCATGCTTGGCGCGCAGTGCGAACTGGCGCTGACCATCGGCGAAACTTACCCGTTTTCGATCGACCCGATCGACCGCCAGACGGCCGCGGGCATCGTCGTCGCCTGCCAGCCGGCGATTGGGCTGCTCGGGCGCCGCAGCCGCCCAACCGGGGTGAGCACCCTGATGGCGATCGCCGATTTCGGCCTGCATGTCGCGACGATCCGCGGCGCTTCGCACCATCATATCGACCCATCGCAACTCGATCGGCTGGAGGTGACGGCACGGCTGAACGGCAACGTCGTCGCACGCAGCACGGCAGGCACCATCCTCGGCCATCCGCTCGAAGCGGTCGCATGGCTGGCACGGAAGCTTGCAAGCGATCATCGGCAACTCAATGCCGACGATGTCGTCTTGACCGGCTCATGCCTGCCGATCCTTCAGATACTTCCGGGCCAGACCCTGTCTGTCGAGTTCGGAACACTGGGCTCCGTGTCCTGCCGGTTCGAGTGA